The Actinomadura graeca nucleotide sequence GAGCCCGGCGAGCGTGGGCGTCCCCCCGGTCGCGGCGAGCTCGGCGGCCACGTCGTAGCGCAGCGTGTCGAGGGTCACCAGCAGCACGTCGTGGCTGCCGATGATCTCGTTCATGTCGTACATGCGGGGGCGTACTCCGACAAGGTGGCCCTGACCTGGGCAGTGTAGGTGTCGAGTCCCTCCGCGGAGGTCCCCGGCAGGCCGGGAAGTCCGGGGAGCAGATCCCCGAACGCGTTGACCTCGCACACCGCAAACCGCCTCATGCCCATGGGGACGAGCAGATCGACGCCGACCATCGGACTGCCGGGGAAACAGGCGGCGGCCCGCGCGCACACGTCGAGCGCCCTCTGCCAGCCGTCCTCGCCAAGCGCGCGCCGCACCGCCACGAGGTCTCCCCTGGCGCCGCCAAGGTGCAGGTTGGTCATCGGACTGCGGCTCGTCCGCACGACCGCGTGGGTGGGCTCACCGCCGATGACGACCACCCGCAGGTCGAACACGCGACCGCCGATCGTGGCCTTCGGCAGCCACCGCTCCACGTGCAGGCCGTCCGGCGCCAGGGCGTCGATCAGCGCGGCGACGTCCCGTTCTGTGTCGTACACCCGGACACGGAGCGAGTTGAACAGGCCGGACGGTGTCATGGCCGCGGACGTGACGGCCCTGACGCGTCCGCCGGGCGCCGTCTGCAACGCCACCACACCCGACGCGGACGAGCCATGCGCCGTCTTGGCGAACACACGCCGCTCCCCTGCGCCGTCCATCAGGGACCGCAGTTCCGCGTAGCTCCCGGCCGGGGGGAGCGCTGCGGGGACGGGGACTCCGGCGGCCTGCATACGCGCGTGCGACCGCCGCTTGTCGAACATCACCGCGATCTCGCCGACGTCCCCGAGGAGCCGTGCGCCCGCCCGCGCCGCCGCCGCGTCGATCCTCGCGAGCGCGGCGGTGAACGTCCGGTACCAGGCGGCGCCGCCGCCCACGCGCGACGGGTCCCCGGGACCGCGCAGCAGTGCGTCGGCCGCCGGGTCCTCCCCCGGCGAGTCGACGCGGAGCAGGTCACCGGGGCCGAAGGGGAGCGAGGAACCGCGCAGGACGTCCGTCCAGGGGACGACCCTGGGCTCGGACAGCCCTGACGCGCGGCACGCGTCGGCGAACAGCACAGGACGCCGGTCGCCGGGCGTCGCGACGACGACGGTCCTTGAGGCGCCGTTCCTGTCGGCGCCCGTTCCGAGGCCACCCGGGACAACCGCTCCCGGGACGACCGCGCCGGTCACGGCGGTGGTCATGAAAGGGTGCCGTGGGTCATTCCGACACCGCGACGAAGCGCCAGTCGCCGTCCGGCTTCTCCTGCTCGCTCAGGTCGACGTCGACGCCGGGGAGCGCGGCCCTCACCCGTTCCACCATCGCGTCGGACAGGAAGTGGTGGTGCAGGTCGAGCCTGCGCAGATGCGTGAGCGGCTGCCCGGACAGCAGCGCCTCGGCGCCCTGGTCGGTCAGGACGCCCATCGCGAGGCTCAGCGACTCCAGCCGCGCCACGATCGGCGCGCCGGCGACCGCGGCGGCGACCTCGTCCTGGATCTCGCTGTCCTCCAGGCCGAGGTGGCGCAGCGCGGGCAGCCGCTCGCCGGACAGGAGCGGCGCGAGGTCGGCGACGGTCGCGTCGCCGCCGTAGTTGTCCTCGCCGAGCCACAGGTCGAGGCGCTCCAGGTTCGGCAGCTCGCTCGCGCCCACGGCCTGGACGATCCGCGCGGGCAGCCCGCCCGACTCGAACCGCAGCACCTTCAGCGTCGTGCTCTTGATCGGTTCGAGCGCGAGGTCCTGGGCGCCGCGGACGTCGAACCGCTCCAGCGCGGGGAACGCCGCGAACAGCGGGGTGATGTCGGAGTGCTCGATCCAGGAGATCTCCGACTCCTCGCCGAGGATGTCGCCGAGGAAGAGCGACGTCAGCCTCGGGAAGGAGGATGCGGCACCGGTCAGGAGCGCCACGGGGTCGGCGACGTTCTCGTCGTAGGACGCACCCCAGTAGCCGATGACGAGGGCGGTGATCTGGGTGGTGTCGACCGCTTCCAGGAACCGCGCGAAGGTCTCGCTGAACGGCTCCGAGTCGAACATCGTCCCGACGTACCACGCCGCCTCGCCGGGCGGCGGGTAGCCCTTGGAGTCCGGCCCAGGTCCGTCGCCCTCCTCCGACTCCTTGCCGTAGAACCTGCACACCGGCAGCCCGGCGTACTCCTCCAGATGCTGATACACGCCCATGGGTCCCCTTCACGATTTCGTCGGACCCTGTCCTATCAGCACGGGCGGACAAACCGTCGTGCTTCAGTCGTCCTCGTCCGCGAAACCCTCGGATCCGCCCTGCACGCCCGGTCCAGCGTCCGATCCGGCAACCGGACCGCCGCCCGATCCGGCATCCGGACCGCCGTCCGACGCCGCGCCCAGCAGGCCGCGGGTGAGCGACTGCGCGGGGTCGAACATCTCGGTCAGCGCCGCGCCGAAGTGGGCGTCGGTCAGGACCTCCGCCGCGCCGCCCTCGCGGAGCGCGACCAGCACGGCGCGCCGGACGAGTTCCTTGATGAACGAGGCGGTGACGCCCTCGGTGCGGGCGGCGATGTCCTCCAGGTCGGCGGTGAGACGCAGCTCGCGCCCGTACAGCCGAAGCAGCTCCACCCTTCCCCGGATGTCGGGACGGGGTATCTCCACGGCCAGGTCCACCCGTCCCGGACGCTCCGCCAGGGCGGACTCCAAGGAGCCGACGCGGTTGGTGGTGAGGACGAAGACGACGTCGGCGTCGCCGGCGACGCCGTCCATCGCGTCCAGGAGGGAGAACAGCAGGGGGCTGGAGCCGCCCTCGAAGAGGTCGCGGTCCTCGGCGACCAGGTCCACGTCCTCCACGATGACGATGGAGGGCTGGAGGCTGCGCGCCAGCGCCACGGCGTCGTCCAGGAACCGCAGGGCGGGGCCGGTGAGCTGGACGACCGTGTACCCCAGGAGCCGTCCCATCAGGTAGCGGACCGTGTGGGTCTTGCCGGTGCCGGGCGGGCCGTGCAGCAGCAGCCCGCGCTTGAGGTGCTGCCCCGCGGCGAGGAGCCGTTCGGCGTGCTCGGCGATCCCGACCACGTGCGCCTCGATCGCCTCCAGCCGCCCGTCCGGCAGGACGACGTCGGACGCGGCGAGGTGCGGCCGGGGCAGGAAGGTGACCAGCGCGTTCTCGCGGTGCTCGCTGGACGTGAAGCCGAGGACCTGGCCGCGCATCACGTCGTGCTCGCGGCGGAGCCGGTCCACCTCGTCGCGGACCGCGGCGGCGGCCGCCCGGTCCCGGGCGAAGACGGTGAGGACGCACAGCGCCTCGTACGACTCGCGGGTGAGGACGCCGATGACGACCGGGGACCCGTCCGGCGCCAGCGTCGGCACCAGGCCCAGCTCGACGACCTCCATGGACTCCGCGGGGCCGACGGCGGCGGTGCCGTAGTCGGGACGGCCCAGCAGGTAGGTGCCCATCGTGATCACCGCGTTGATCATGGAGCTGATGTTGTCGAAGTGCCGCTCGGCGCCGGCGATGCCGAACCACTCGGCGCCGGGCGGGCGGTCCGCCAGGTAGGCGTCGATGCCGCGTTGCAGCCCGGCGTGCTCCCAGCTCTTGTAGTCGTGGCCGACCGTCACCAGGTCGTGGAACGGGACGCCGATGTGGTCGGTGATCCGCGCCACCAGCGGCGACGCCGCGTTGTCCTCGGTGAGGCGCTCCCCCGCGGTGCGCAGCAGGCGCTGGAGCCCGGTGGCCAGGGTGCGCGCCGACTCCAGGTCGAGCTCCCCGCCCGCGGGGCCGCTCACGGCATCGGTCACCAGATGTCCCCCGTTCGTCCGGCCGCCCGCAAGTCAGCTTAGGCAGCCCCCGCGCGCGCCCGCGACCGGTTTGCGGCACACACGCACAAGGCCCGGGCGGACGGTGCGACCCGTCCGCCCGGGCTCTGTGCGATGTCCGCCCAGGGCGCGCGTCAGGAGGCGATGAGTACGGACCCCTTGTACTTGTCCTCGACGAACTTCTTCACCTCGGGCCCGCGGAGCAGTTCGACCAGCTTCTTCACACGCGGGTCGTCCTTGTTCTCCGGGAGGGTGACGATGCCGTTGGCGTACGGGTTGCCCTCGGCCTTCTCGGCGGCGAGCGCGTCCTTGTTCGGCGCCAGGTGCGCCTCAAGGGCGTAGTTGCCGTTGATGACCGACAGGTCGACGTCGTCCAGGGAACGGGGAAGCTGCGCGGCCTTCAGCGGCTTGAACTTCAGGCCCTTGGGGTTGCCCGTGATGTCGCGCTCCGTCGCGCTGGCGGGCGCGCCCTGCCTGAGCGTGAGCAGGCCGTTGTCGGCGAGCAGCTTCAGCGAGCGTCCCTGGTTCGCCGGGTCGTTCGGCACCGCGACGGTCGCGCCATGCGGGACGGCCTGAAGGCTCGTCACCTTCTTGGAGTAGACGCCGAGGGGTTCCAGGTGGACGGGCGCGACGAACGCCAGTTTCGTCCCCGACTTCTTCTCGAACTCCTGCATGAAGGGCACGTGCTGGAAGTAGTTGGCCGTGACCTGCTTCTCCTTCAGGACGGTGTTGGGCTGCTGGTAGTCGTCGAAGGTGACGATGTCGAGCTTGAGCCCGGCCTTGGACGCCAGGTCGTCCTTGACGTACTTGAGGATGTCGCCGTGGGGCACGGGGTTGACCGCGACCTTCAGCGGGGCGTCCGCGTCGTTGGACGCCTCGGACGACCCGCACGCGGTCATCGCGGCGAGCAGGCCCACGGACGTCAGCGTGATGATGATCTTGCGGAGCACGAGGGTGCCTTTCTGTGCGTCACTTGTGCGTGAGGCGGCGGGCGACGAGGTCCCCCGCGGCCTGGATGATGAGGACGAGCACGATGAGGAGCACCACGGTGGCGACCATGACCTTGGTCTCGAAGCGCTCGTAGCCGTAGGTGACGGCGAGGTTACCGAGGCCGCCGCCGCCAACCGTCCCGGCCATGGCGGTGTAGCCGATCAGTGCGATGACGGTGACGGTCAGGCCGGACACCAGGCCCGGGCGCGCCTCGCGCAGCAGCACCTTCCCGACGATCTCCCGCCGGGTCGCGCCCATCGCGTCCGCCGCGGCGACCACGGCGGGATCGACCTCGCGCAGCGCGATCTCCACGAGCCGGGCGTAGAAGGGGATGGCGCCGACCGTCAGCGGGACGATCGCCGCCGCGTTGCCGATGCTGGTGCCGACGACGACCCGGGTGAAGGGGATGATCGCCACCATCAGGATGAGGAACGGCAGCGAGCGGCCGATGTTCACCACGACGCCCAGCGTCCTGTTGACCGGCGGGGCCGCCAGCAGCCCGCCCCGCTCGGTGATCACCAGCAGCACGCCGAGGAGCAGCCCGAGCACGGCGGTGAACAGCGCCGACACGCCGGTCATGTACAGGGTCTCCCGTGTCGCGGGCCACAGCAGCGGGGTCACCTCGTCCCAGGTCATCGCGGGTCCTCCTCGTCGGCCGGCGCCCAGCCGGGTGTCGTGACCTCCACGGCCAGGCCGGACTCGCGCAGGAACGCCAGCCGCGCCGTGTTCGCGGACGGCCCGCCCGGCAGCTCGAGCCGGAGCCGCCCGACGCGCTCGCCGCCGACGGTCTCCACGGCGCCGCCGAGGATGGTGACGTCCACCGAGAACCTGCGGGCCAGCGCCGACACGAACGGCCGGTCGGCGGCGCCGCCCGCGAAGGTCACCTCGACGACCGTCGAGCCCGCGCGGGGCACGGCGGGCGGCAGCGGGAACAGGCCCTGGGTCAGCTCCGAACCGGGCCGCGCGAGCAGCCCGGTCACCGGCCCCGACTCGATGATCCGCCCGTCGCGCATCACCGCGGCGGAGTCGCAGATCCGCTTGACCACCTCCATCTCGTGGGTGATCAGCAGGATCGTCAGGCCGAGCCGCCGGTTCAGGTCGCGCAGCAGCTCCAGGATCGAGGCGGTGGTGGCGGGGTCGAGCGCGGAGGTCGCCTCGTCCGAGAGCAGCACCTTCGGCCGCCCGGCGAGCGCGCGGGCGATGCCGACGCGCTGCTTCTGCCCGCCGGAGATCCGTGCCGGATGGGCCCGCGCGTGCTCGGTGAGCCCGACCAGCTCCAGCAGCTCGTCGACGCGCGCGGCCCGCTCGGCCCGCGGGACGCCCATGACCTCCAGCGGGAACGCGACGTTGCCGGCGACGGTGCGGCTGCCGAGCAGGCCGAAATGCTGGTGGATCATGCCGATGCCCTGGCGGGCGCGGCGCAGGGCGGGGCCCCGCAGCGCGAGCAGGTCGCGCCCGCCGACGCGGACGCGTCCCGCGTCGGGACGTTCGAGCAGGTTGACGCAGCGCAGGAGGGTGCTCTTGCCGGCGCCGCTGCGTCCGAGCACGCCGAAGACCTCGCCCTCGGCGACGGTCAGGTCGACACCGTCGACGGCGGTCACCTCGCGCCCGCGGGCGCGGTAGACCTTCCGAAGTTTTTCGATCTGAATCACAGGGAATCCGGTGCGTGCGGGCGCCGCCGGGAATGTGCGGCGGTGCGGGCGGACAGGGGGACGGGGGTGCTCGCCGGCCGGCTCAGGCGTCGCGCGGGCCTTCATCCGCCCGGCGGGACGATGCCGGAGGCGGCACCACCGGGCGGATCACGAGCGGTGTGGCGATCGCACGAGGACGGTCAGGATGCGGGCCACCAGGCGGGCACCTGGTCCGGGGCGATCACCACGCTCCCCGGGGCGCGAGGCTCAGGCGACGACCTTCAGCGGTGGCGCATTCGGCGGCGACAGAGGGAAGCCGCCCGCCGGATCAGCGGAACACGCGCGGGGAACGGGCGTACGGCGGTCATGTCATCAGTTAACCGGGCCGAGACAAATGACGCAAACCCGCATCCGGGGGCGGGGCCCGGCCCGCCGGCGGTCAGTCGTCCCTGACGTCCACGTAGGTGGAGCCGGCGCGGCTGTAGGCGGCGATCACGTTCGGCGACGCGTCGTCGACGATCGCGGGGTTGAGGTGGGACGAGCCCGAGCCGCTCCAGCCGGGGACGCGGTAGCGGGAACCGGGCGGGACGATGACCTTGACCGACCCGGCACCGGCGGTCGCCTCCACGTAGCCGGGCGGCTCGGCGTAGCGCAGGTCCAGTTCGCCGGACGTCACGCGGGCCAGGGTCTTGGACGCCGCGAGCCCCGTCCCCCGGAGCGTCCCGGCTCCGGCCTGGAGCCGCAGCCGCCCGCGGGCGCCCGCGACGCCGATCTCGCCGGCGCCCGTGCGCAGGTCCAGGTCGCCGGTCAGCCCCCGGACGTTGATCTCACCCGAGCTCGAGACCGCGGAGACGCGCACGCCCGGGGGCACCTGGACGTCGATGTCCCCGCCGCACTCCAGGCCCGCGGTGAGGGCGGACGGGTCGTCGCAGCGGAAGGTCACGTACAGCACGTCGTCGATCAGCGACTCGCCCACGGCCGGTTTGCGCAGCGCCCACGTCAGCCTCTTGAAGACCCGCGCCTCGCCCTCGGGACCGGGCCCCACCGAGACCCGCGCGTCGCCCATATCGAGCCGGACGTCCTTGATCGCGTGCCGGTACGGGGTCATCGACGTCGAGGTCCGCCGGACGGCCCGCTCGACCGCCCACAGGGCGGCGGGCGCGACCACGGCGAACGCCGTCACGATCGCCAGGAACACCCACACGCCGCGCCGCCGGGGACGCGGTCCGGCCTCCGCGGTGCCGGACCGGGGCGGCCCGCCGGAGACACCGGAGGCATCGGCGGAGGGGTGGCCGCCGGGGGTCACCCGTCGCCGTCCAGGAACCGCAGGACGGCGAGGACGCGGCGATGGTCGCCCTCGGCGTGCGGGAGGTCGAGCTTGGCGAAGATGCCGTTGATGTGCTTGGCCACGGCGCTCTCGCTCACCACCATCGCCGCCGCGATGCCCGCGTTGGAGCGGCCCTCCGCCATCAGCGACAGGACCTCCCTCTCCCGTGGTGTGAGCCGGTCGAGGGGGTCGCGGTGCCGGCGCAGCAGCAGCTGGGAGACGACCTCGGGGTCCAGCGCGGTGCCTCCGGCGGCGACCCGGCGCAGCGCGTCCAGGAACACCGAGACGTCGGCGACGCGGTCCTTGAGCAGGTAGCCGATGCCGCTGGTGCTGGACGACAGCAGGTCGGCGGCGTACCGCTCCTCGACGTACTGCGACAGCAGCAGCACCGCCACCCCGGGCGTCTCCCGGCGCATCACCAGCGCGGCCCGGACCCCCTCGTCGGTGTAGCCCGGCGGCATCCGCACGTCCACGATCGCGGCGTCGGGGCGGTGCCTGCGGACGGCCGCCAGCAGCCCCTCGGCCTCCCCGACCGCCGCGGCCACCTCGAACCCGGAGGTCTCCAGCAGCTTGATCAGCCCGGCCCGCAGCAGGACCGAGTCCTCGGCGATCACAACGCGCACGGCAGCTCCACGGTGACGGTCGTCGGGCCCCCGGCGGGGCTGGTGATCCGGAACGTACCGTCCACGGACCGGACGCGGCGGGCGAGGCCGGTCAGCCCCGTCCCGCGGGACGGGTCGGCGCCGCCCTCGCCGTCGTCGGCCACCGACACCCGCAGCGTCTCACCGCGGCGGAGCACCATGATGTCCACCGACGACGCGCGGGCGTGCCTGACCACGTTGGTGAGCGCCTCGGAGACCACGAAATAAGCGACGGCCTCGACGGTCGACGAGGCGCGCGGCTCCACCTCGACCCGCAGCCGCACGGGCAGCGGCACCCGCGCGGCGACCCCGGACAGCGCGGCGTCCAGGCCACGGTCCTCCAGGACGGCCGGGTGCAGGCCGCGGACGAGGCCGCGCAGCTCGGCCAGCGCCTCCTTGGCCTCCTCGTGCGCCTCCACGATCACCCGCATCGCCTCGTCCGGGACGCCGGTGAGCGTCTCGCGGGCCAGCCCGAGGTTGAGGGCGAGCGAGACGAGCCGCTGCTGCGCGCCGTCGTGCAGGTCGCGCTCGATGCGGCGGCGCTCGATGTCGGCGGCGTCCACCACGCTGGCGCGCTTCTCCGCCAGGTCCTCGACGCGCCGCTCCAGCTCGCTGGCCCGGTCCGGGCCGAGCAGCGCGGCGCCGGCGCGGGCGTCGGCGTGGCGGACCGCGGCCGCCATCCAGGGCGCCGCCGCGACCAGCAGCACGCCGCCCAGCGCGAACAGGCCCGCGGGGTGGGATCGCGGGCCGAGCGCTTCGGAGGGGGGCAGTGCCCAGGCGAACGCGTCGTAGACGGCGAGGACCAGGCCCGCCGCCCATGCGGTGATGACGGCGACCGCGCCGATGGCCAGTACCGGCCCCACCAGCATGTGGTAGCGCAGGACGCGCCACACCTCGGGCGAGCGGACGTCGCGCAGCGTGTCCCAGGGGCGGCCGCCGTCGAAGCGGGGCAGGCGGGGGATGTCGAGCCCGAGCATCGCCCAGAAGCGCTCGCGCTGCCAGGCCGTCAGCCGGCGCAGCGCCAGCAGGACCGGGAGGAGCGACCCGGCGGTGAGGATGAGGATCATCAGGGGGTCCGATGGCAACCAGACCATCCAGAACACGCCGAGAATCGCCCAGCCCGCGAGTTGCAGGGGGACCCCGGAGGCGGTGAAGGCGGTGTCGCGCCAGGCCGCCCGCGACCACGGAGCGTGCGCGAGGGCACGCCGGGCCGGGGAGACGGATGCCATGGAGCAACCGTATTGCCCCATTTGGGGCATCGCCATAGAAGTGCCTTCCGGTCCGGGGGTGAACCTGGTGCCACCCCGGGCCGGGTACCGGTGTTACTGAAAGTGAGCCGCGGCGCGGCGAGGCTGGAACCGGCGCCCCAGGGACGGGGACGCCGCGTCCGCCAGCACAGGAGCCCCTCCCATGGTCGCCAGCACGACACCCTTCACCCCTCGTCCGGTCCGTGAGGCCGGTGCCCGGTCACGCCATGTGCCGGACACCGGATCGCGGTCGGCGCCCGCCCGCCCGAAGGCGCCGCATGGCCGATCGAGGCCATGGCCACCGGTGGCCCGGCGGCCCCGTCCCCGGCCCCGGGGGCGGCGCGTCCAGCGGCGGTGGCTCGGATGGGGGCTGGTCGGGGGCGGTGTCGTGATGGTGCCATGGACGTGGGGGCTCGCCGCCCGGCTGCCGCCCACCGCGGAGGTGTCCCACTGGCCGGCGTTGTGGGTCGGCCTCGACCTCATGCTGGCCACGGGGATGCTCGGCACCGGGATGCTGCTCGCCAGAGGGGACGCGCGGCATGGTCCGGTGGCGGCCGCCACCGGCGCCCTGCTGCTGGCGGACGCGTGGTTCGACGTGCTGACCGCCGCGCCAGGAGCCGACCGAAGGGTCGCGCTCGCGCTGGCCGCGATGGCCGAGCTGCCTGCGGCGATCCTCTTCGGCGTCCTCGCCGCGCGGGCGATCATGCCCCCGGAGCCGGGGGACGACGCGCAGGTGAAGCCCGGATGGCAAAGCATCGACGGGAGTACGCCAGACGGGTGAAAGCAGACGAGCCGGACCTCTAGAGTGAGTCCCACGTAGGGGCCCTCTTCCGAGAGGGCCCCTAGCCCTGCCTGCACGATCAGAGGTCCCCGACATGAACGACCACGAGGTGTACGAGGAGTGCTTGCGGCTCCTGCGGGACGGCCTGCCGGACCCCGCGCCCGACGCCCTCGCCGAGGGACGGGAGTTCGTTCCACTCTGTATTGATAAGGAGGGAGACGTCGCAGTTGTCACGTTCCTGCACCAGTGGGACGGGGCACCCGGGACGGCGCCGTTCATCGAGGGCTGGACGTTCCACCGCCGTGACGGCGAGTGGATGGGCCTCGGCGGCGCGGGCGGAGCGGCACCCGATGAGCCCCTGACGCGGCGCTCGTCCGGCGAGATGGGGCGCTACCTCCAGAAGTACGGATCGGGACGGACCGTCCGCAACGCCAACCGGCTGCTGCCGTGGGGCGCGAAGTGGGTGAACGAGGCGCGGCTGCGCGTCTCGGCGGAAGTGGCGCGGATCCGCGTCGGCAAGCGGCTGCTGGACGTCCCCGTCCACGGGCACGTCGTCGTGGTGTGGTCGGCGCGCCGGGGCCCGGTCGTGGAGGCCCTCGCCCCGGACGGGGCGGTGCTCGACGAGCTCGACCTCGACCGCCCGCCGGTCGCGGCCCGCCCGCGCGGCTGACCCAGGGTACCCCGCACCCCATTTCTGGACCGTTCTAAGTTTTTCAGCGGCCCCGAATCCGCCCGC carries:
- a CDS encoding STM4014 family protein — protein: MTTAVTGAVVPGAVVPGGLGTGADRNGASRTVVVATPGDRRPVLFADACRASGLSEPRVVPWTDVLRGSSLPFGPGDLLRVDSPGEDPAADALLRGPGDPSRVGGGAAWYRTFTAALARIDAAAARAGARLLGDVGEIAVMFDKRRSHARMQAAGVPVPAALPPAGSYAELRSLMDGAGERRVFAKTAHGSSASGVVALQTAPGGRVRAVTSAAMTPSGLFNSLRVRVYDTERDVAALIDALAPDGLHVERWLPKATIGGRVFDLRVVVIGGEPTHAVVRTSRSPMTNLHLGGARGDLVAVRRALGEDGWQRALDVCARAAACFPGSPMVGVDLLVPMGMRRFAVCEVNAFGDLLPGLPGLPGTSAEGLDTYTAQVRATLSEYAPACTT
- a CDS encoding STM4015 family protein; the protein is MGVYQHLEEYAGLPVCRFYGKESEEGDGPGPDSKGYPPPGEAAWYVGTMFDSEPFSETFARFLEAVDTTQITALVIGYWGASYDENVADPVALLTGAASSFPRLTSLFLGDILGEESEISWIEHSDITPLFAAFPALERFDVRGAQDLALEPIKSTTLKVLRFESGGLPARIVQAVGASELPNLERLDLWLGEDNYGGDATVADLAPLLSGERLPALRHLGLEDSEIQDEVAAAVAGAPIVARLESLSLAMGVLTDQGAEALLSGQPLTHLRRLDLHHHFLSDAMVERVRAALPGVDVDLSEQEKPDGDWRFVAVSE
- a CDS encoding AAA family ATPase; amino-acid sequence: MTDAVSGPAGGELDLESARTLATGLQRLLRTAGERLTEDNAASPLVARITDHIGVPFHDLVTVGHDYKSWEHAGLQRGIDAYLADRPPGAEWFGIAGAERHFDNISSMINAVITMGTYLLGRPDYGTAAVGPAESMEVVELGLVPTLAPDGSPVVIGVLTRESYEALCVLTVFARDRAAAAAVRDEVDRLRREHDVMRGQVLGFTSSEHRENALVTFLPRPHLAASDVVLPDGRLEAIEAHVVGIAEHAERLLAAGQHLKRGLLLHGPPGTGKTHTVRYLMGRLLGYTVVQLTGPALRFLDDAVALARSLQPSIVIVEDVDLVAEDRDLFEGGSSPLLFSLLDAMDGVAGDADVVFVLTTNRVGSLESALAERPGRVDLAVEIPRPDIRGRVELLRLYGRELRLTADLEDIAARTEGVTASFIKELVRRAVLVALREGGAAEVLTDAHFGAALTEMFDPAQSLTRGLLGAASDGGPDAGSGGGPVAGSDAGPGVQGGSEGFADEDD
- a CDS encoding MetQ/NlpA family ABC transporter substrate-binding protein; protein product: MLRKIIITLTSVGLLAAMTACGSSEASNDADAPLKVAVNPVPHGDILKYVKDDLASKAGLKLDIVTFDDYQQPNTVLKEKQVTANYFQHVPFMQEFEKKSGTKLAFVAPVHLEPLGVYSKKVTSLQAVPHGATVAVPNDPANQGRSLKLLADNGLLTLRQGAPASATERDITGNPKGLKFKPLKAAQLPRSLDDVDLSVINGNYALEAHLAPNKDALAAEKAEGNPYANGIVTLPENKDDPRVKKLVELLRGPEVKKFVEDKYKGSVLIAS
- a CDS encoding methionine ABC transporter permease, with translation MTWDEVTPLLWPATRETLYMTGVSALFTAVLGLLLGVLLVITERGGLLAAPPVNRTLGVVVNIGRSLPFLILMVAIIPFTRVVVGTSIGNAAAIVPLTVGAIPFYARLVEIALREVDPAVVAAADAMGATRREIVGKVLLREARPGLVSGLTVTVIALIGYTAMAGTVGGGGLGNLAVTYGYERFETKVMVATVVLLIVLVLIIQAAGDLVARRLTHK
- a CDS encoding methionine ABC transporter ATP-binding protein, with translation MIQIEKLRKVYRARGREVTAVDGVDLTVAEGEVFGVLGRSGAGKSTLLRCVNLLERPDAGRVRVGGRDLLALRGPALRRARQGIGMIHQHFGLLGSRTVAGNVAFPLEVMGVPRAERAARVDELLELVGLTEHARAHPARISGGQKQRVGIARALAGRPKVLLSDEATSALDPATTASILELLRDLNRRLGLTILLITHEMEVVKRICDSAAVMRDGRIIESGPVTGLLARPGSELTQGLFPLPPAVPRAGSTVVEVTFAGGAADRPFVSALARRFSVDVTILGGAVETVGGERVGRLRLELPGGPSANTARLAFLRESGLAVEVTTPGWAPADEEDPR
- a CDS encoding DUF4097 domain-containing protein, giving the protein MTPGGHPSADASGVSGGPPRSGTAEAGPRPRRRGVWVFLAIVTAFAVVAPAALWAVERAVRRTSTSMTPYRHAIKDVRLDMGDARVSVGPGPEGEARVFKRLTWALRKPAVGESLIDDVLYVTFRCDDPSALTAGLECGGDIDVQVPPGVRVSAVSSSGEINVRGLTGDLDLRTGAGEIGVAGARGRLRLQAGAGTLRGTGLAASKTLARVTSGELDLRYAEPPGYVEATAGAGSVKVIVPPGSRYRVPGWSGSGSSHLNPAIVDDASPNVIAAYSRAGSTYVDVRDD
- a CDS encoding response regulator — its product is MRVVIAEDSVLLRAGLIKLLETSGFEVAAAVGEAEGLLAAVRRHRPDAAIVDVRMPPGYTDEGVRAALVMRRETPGVAVLLLSQYVEERYAADLLSSSTSGIGYLLKDRVADVSVFLDALRRVAAGGTALDPEVVSQLLLRRHRDPLDRLTPREREVLSLMAEGRSNAGIAAAMVVSESAVAKHINGIFAKLDLPHAEGDHRRVLAVLRFLDGDG
- a CDS encoding sensor histidine kinase, with protein sequence MASVSPARRALAHAPWSRAAWRDTAFTASGVPLQLAGWAILGVFWMVWLPSDPLMILILTAGSLLPVLLALRRLTAWQRERFWAMLGLDIPRLPRFDGGRPWDTLRDVRSPEVWRVLRYHMLVGPVLAIGAVAVITAWAAGLVLAVYDAFAWALPPSEALGPRSHPAGLFALGGVLLVAAAPWMAAAVRHADARAGAALLGPDRASELERRVEDLAEKRASVVDAADIERRRIERDLHDGAQQRLVSLALNLGLARETLTGVPDEAMRVIVEAHEEAKEALAELRGLVRGLHPAVLEDRGLDAALSGVAARVPLPVRLRVEVEPRASSTVEAVAYFVVSEALTNVVRHARASSVDIMVLRRGETLRVSVADDGEGGADPSRGTGLTGLARRVRSVDGTFRITSPAGGPTTVTVELPCAL